CCGCAGTAGGCCACACCATTTAAAACCTGTTCATGGTTGAGGGGCTGTTCACGTTGTACCAGATCTCTGCAGTCAATGATTCGGGTAACAACGCCGCTGGAAAGGTCTATTTCGGCGATGAACGCCTGAGTAAACACATTGGCATAGACCTTACCATTTAAGTATTCGAGCTCATTAAGGTTACGTAAAGGTTTGCCATCAAGGGTAACAGGAATCTTTTTTTGAACAGAAAAGTTCTGATCCCTTAAATACAGTGTATCGGAACCATTAGTCAAAATAAAGGTTTGTGAATCACTTGTTAAACCCCATCCCTCACCGCTGTATCTGAAGGTTCCCCGGTTTTCAAGGTCCGGGAAACTGTATCTGATCGCGACACCCTCCTGCCAGGTTAATTGCACCAGCTCATCCCCAAGAATCGCTATCCCCTCCCCGAAAACACCGGGCACATCGATCTTTTGCTGTATCTCTCCTGAGTGCCGGTCTATTTGCCTGAGGCTGGAACGTCCAACTATCCCTGTACTTTGATACAGGTAATCACCTCTGCATAGAAAACCCTGTGTGAATGCCAGGGTATCGTGGGGAAGAGTGGAGACTATCTGTGGTCTGACCACCGGTACAGAAACCGACGGAAGCCGGGGGGTATTTGAGCGCTGGGCACAAACGGATAATGATGCTAAAAGAATAAAACTGATAACTGTAGCTTTTATTTTCATTCTATAGTTCGCCATCCTTCTGAAGTAACTCTCTAAAATAGAAGCTTTCGGGCGTGTGATGCAAATTGTGGGGATAAAAACAAGCAGTGTTGTTCGGTACAGTATTTGAATACACGATGTTGCTGTGTGTTCTAACTACAAATTGAGGGTGTATGGAAAAGGATATTGTCAGGACTTTGGATTGCCACTCCCGGGCTGATATCAGTAACACCGAATGGCTTGTTACCAATGGTCTGGGCGGGTATGCTTCGGGAACCGTTTCGGGGGTGATGACACGGCGATATCATGGGATGTTGATTGCATCCCATAGTTTTAGGCGCCTTATGATGCTAAATTTTTTGGAAGAGATGGTAGAGCAGGATAGAAGCTCCGTTTTCCTGAATGGTGACCAACCAGAGTTTAGAGAACAGAAAGTTGAACAGAGAGAGTGTCTTTGTGAGTTTCGCCTCGATAACGGATTGCCGGTATGGCTATATAAAACAGAGTTTGGAACCATAGAAAAACGACTATGCATGTCCTATGGAAACAATACAGTGGCACTGCGTTACAGTCTTACTGAGGGAAGCGATGAATTGAAGTTAACCCTTACTCCTTATATGAATTTCAGGGGGCATGGCGAAAGCAAGGAACTTGAAAACTTCGATGATTATACCATAATAGTGGCAAAGAACGGGGTAGAGGTAACCAAGAGTACTGAATACCCTTCCTTAAAACTTTCAGGTGCAGGTTTTGATTTTAAAGCTGGCAAAGAGAACAAAGAAGTGTGGTACAGTGAAGAATACAATAACGGTTACTCACCCGGCGAGTGGTTGTTTAGCCCCGGAAAGTTGCAAGCTCGTCTCAGGTGCGGGGAAGAGGTTTCGGTACTGATTTCAACAGAGGAGTGGGAGCAGATCAACTCCACAGCTCCCCGGGAGCTTTTTGGTGCTGCAAAGAATAGGGCAAAAAAGTTGATCAGCACTGCACTGCCAGAGGCGCAGCTCGGGGATAGGGCTGAGCTGGTTTTAGCTGCTGATCAGTTTATTGTCGATTATGGCAGAGAAGAACGTGCACTCTCCAAGACCGTTGTGGCCGGGTATCATTGGTTTGGCGACTGGGGACGAGACACAATGATTAGCCTTGAAGGGCTTACGCTCTGTACTGGAAGAACAGCTGAAGCGGCATCTGTTTTGACTACCTTTGCAAAGCATATTAAAAACGGCCTCATTCCCAATCTTTTCCCTGAAGGGGCCAATGTAGGGGCGTATCACACTGCTGATGCAACGCTTTGGTTTTTCCACGCTTTCGATCGTTACGTATCGATTACTTCGGATAAAAGCATGATCCCCTGGTTTAACCGCTTGTTTGAGGATATCATTGAACATCATTTAAATGGAACCGATTTTTGCATCGCTGTGGATAAGCAGGATATGCTTCTTAGTCAGGGGCAGCAAGATTTTCAGCTTACCTGGATGGATGCCAAAGTTGATGGCTGGGTGGTTACACCAAGACGGGGAAAAGCGGTAGAGGTTAATGCTCTTTGGTTCAATGCTTTAAAAGTGGCTCAGAAGTATGCCCGTATAAATAATGATGGAAACAATGAAAAACGATACGCAGAGATAGCAAAGAGAGTCAGGGAATCTTTTAACGATAGATTCTGGTATGATGATGGAGGGTATTTGTTTGATGTTATCGACGGAGAGCAGGGTGAGGATGTTTCACTGAGGCCAAATCAGATATTTGCAGTCTCGTTGCCCAATGCTGTGTTAGATCAAATCCGTTGGGGATCGGTTCTGCAGGTGGTAAAAGAGAAACTGCTTACTCCTGTTGGTTTGCGTACACTTTCACAGGGGCATCCCGATTACAAACCAGTCTACTTTGGTACCATTCAATCCAGGGATGCTGCGTATCACCAGGGAACTGTATGGCCCTGGTTGATTGGGCCTTTCATAGATGCATGGTTAAAAACATACCCCAAAGAGATCAGTCAGGCACATTCGTTTCTTGAGGGTATAAAAGATAACCTGAATTATGGATGCATAGGGTCGATCAATGAAATATTTGACGCAGAACCGCCATTTAAGCCAAAGGGATGCATTGCTCAGGCATGGAGTGTGGCAGAAGTGTTACGCTCCCTTATTCAGTTAAACAAACAGGGATGATTAAGGTCAGGAACCGGGTTCCTGAAGTTTGAGGCCGAGCTTTTCTTTTCTCTTTTTTGTCTTACTACGGCTACTCGATTTGTCGAATATTAAAAATATTCCGCCTGGCAAACTGGCACTGATGGCCACGATGGAGGCAAGAAACCCCAGCACAAATGCTGCTTCAGCCTGAAGTCCCGCAAGGGAGAAAAGTGCCCCTGCAATAGTTTCACGAAAGCCAAAGGGCAGTGGTATCGTAGTCATAATGCCTGTAATGGGAATAAGCACAAAGAAGTAGCCTATATTGCTGCTGGTCACCAAACCAAGGGAATGGGCAACAAGAATGTAGGATGATATGCGGAGCACCTGCGTTATGGTTGATAGGCTGGCGATGGTGGATAGCAGTTTTATATCACGGGCATTTATAAGCATCTCTGAAAGTATCGCCCTGAGGCCAAGTTTTCTAAGGGGACCAAAGTAGTCGGTAACAGTGAAAACAGCACGCTGAAGGGGCTTTAGCGTTAAAAAGGTCATTATGCCGGCGAAAATCATAAACATCACAGCAAGGGTTAAACTGACAAGATTTATCATCGAGTCATTTAATCCACCACTTGAGAGCACAATCAGGCTTCCGGTAACAGCGAATCCACACAGCACCCAAAGCCCGGCAAAGCGGTCGAGAAACGTGGCAGCCAGTCCTTTTTTTCCCTCATTTTCGTGGCTGTGGATGGCTGCAACTCTAACCGCATCACCCAAAATTCCGCCCAAAAGGAAGTTGCTGAAAAAAAGCCCCATAAAGTAGATCTTACAGGCGCGGCTCCGGGGTGTTTGGATACCGCGGTTTTTAAGCAGTGTATGCCACTGCAGTACTCCCGATATTATGCTCACCGTGAAAATTGCCAGGGAAAGAAATAACCAGAGCAGGTTGGTATGCAATACCGTGTGGACAATATTCTCCCACCCTAGTTTTGAAATTACCGTTGCGATTATCGTAATGGTGAGACATAATTTAGCCCAGCGGGGAAATTTTATGTTGAAGAGATTCTTCAATTACTCGGTCCTTTCGGCTTGAAATCGGCTCACTTTTCTGCAACTATCTCGATCGTTGGAGCCAGTGATGGGATAATGCAGCGGGAAAGGAGAAAGGGGGGTAAAAGTGCAATGTCCACAAATTTGGTAAAAAGACCCTCCAGAATACCATGTTTCATCTTTTTGTCTTTTAAAACAGCCCGCAATGCACTGTTTACTTCCAGAGTGAGGCTGTCCCACAGGGGTATAGATACTTTTACCCTGCTAAATCCGGCACTTTCAAGCAGGTGGCGAATGGAATCGGGAGAGAAAAACCGGATATGCGTGGGATCTTCAAAATTCCACCATGCCTCTTTAAAAAGGGTTAGTCCCTTTGATGCGCCATTTGGAGTGAGCAGATAGAGTGTGCCGCCCTTTTTCAGTGCCGCAGCACATTTTTTCATAACGGCTACAGGATCTTTAAGGTGCTCAGCTACATGGATAGCGTACACAAAATCAAAGGATTCCTCTGGTAATGCGATATTTTCAACGCTGTCGAGATAGAGCGTGCCATTCTGTGCAATAAGGGGGGGGGTATCCTTTTCTAACAAACCAGCTTCTATTCCACTAATAGAATGTCCAGCTTTGTGCATCTCTGCCAGGAGTTTTCCTGAGCCAAAACCAATTTCGAGAACGGAGAGGCGGTGTTGACCTTTCAGTAATTTTCTGATGCGCCTTAGAGTTAGTGTCGACCGGATCGCATCAAAGGAATCTGACCCTCCCCACGCATGGAGACGGGCACCAGCGTGGCAAACATCCAGATCTCGCATGCTATGGCGGCAGGTATTGCAGCAAAAAAGAAATGATTCCTTTCCCACAAATCGTTTATAGGTAGTACTTCCGCAGATTTCACAGGCTCGTGTTTCGCTCATAACGTCTACTACGTATCCAGTCTCAAATTATTCCGTACTCGTAACAGAAAACAGATGATTTTGATAGAAGAATAAAGGATTGAATCTCAGCAGGTTCTGATTTTTTCAACCGATTTAAAATAGTTGGCGCAGAGATAATGATCAACAATTGAGGAAGGAAAAGCATAAAACATAAGGGAGCTGCAGCCCCCCTCCCTCCCTAATCTTTTGATTAAAAAAAGTATCTTGCTCCCAATCCTCCGTTTAACGTGAGCTCGGGATAGGGGGAAAAGACAAGCACCGGAGCAAGTTCAAAGAAAATATTGAGGTGCTCGGATTGATGGATCCAGGAAAATCCAAGGGGAAAACGAACGCCAAAGCGATAGTCCACATACCTGTTATCCCTGCGATAGTAATAATCACCAAAGTTAGCCATCAGACCCGGGCCGTAAAAAATCGAGAGCTTTTCGCTGGTATTAAAGACTGAAAAATTGTGGATAAGATAATCAAAAGAAAGGTGTACACTGTTACCATCATGCCGGTAATAGTACCTGTCATCACATCTCCACTGAAGATCACAGTACTCTCTGCTAAGCCCATGACGGGTTCTGTTGTAACAACGTTCATCTCTGTAGTAGCAATTATCACTGCCCCTTCTTCCCCAGGCATTATTCCATCCCAGGGAGAAACTGAGTGCCGAAGCGGAACTTACCCACAGTTTGGCATTGAACGCGATTGGTTCACCCAGAATTAGTCCCACCCCGAATTGGTTGGATTGAGCCGAAGCTGTGGAAACAAATGCGGTACATATAGTTAGGATCAGAGCAAATCTTTTTATCATCTCTTCCCTGCTTAGTTAAAGTGCTGTAGTTTTGGTGCCAGTTTTATCATTCAATACCCTGTTTATGATTGCTATAACTAAGATAGCATCAATAATAGTAATAAATCAAGATCAATGGGTTGTAAAAAAATATGATAAATTGCTTACCCTTGTGCATCAGCGAGTAATTATTCAGTATATTAGTAAGAGTGCACAATAAATAAGATAAACAAGCTTAAGCTAAAGGATCAGGGTATGAGGAAAATGCCTTTGGGAGTGGTACTTTTTTGTGCTTTATACATAGGCTGCAACAGTA
The Chitinispirillales bacterium ANBcel5 genome window above contains:
- a CDS encoding class I SAM-dependent methyltransferase, which translates into the protein MSETRACEICGSTTYKRFVGKESFLFCCNTCRHSMRDLDVCHAGARLHAWGGSDSFDAIRSTLTLRRIRKLLKGQHRLSVLEIGFGSGKLLAEMHKAGHSISGIEAGLLEKDTPPLIAQNGTLYLDSVENIALPEESFDFVYAIHVAEHLKDPVAVMKKCAAALKKGGTLYLLTPNGASKGLTLFKEAWWNFEDPTHIRFFSPDSIRHLLESAGFSRVKVSIPLWDSLTLEVNSALRAVLKDKKMKHGILEGLFTKFVDIALLPPFLLSRCIIPSLAPTIEIVAEK
- a CDS encoding amylo-alpha-1,6-glucosidase; its protein translation is MEKDIVRTLDCHSRADISNTEWLVTNGLGGYASGTVSGVMTRRYHGMLIASHSFRRLMMLNFLEEMVEQDRSSVFLNGDQPEFREQKVEQRECLCEFRLDNGLPVWLYKTEFGTIEKRLCMSYGNNTVALRYSLTEGSDELKLTLTPYMNFRGHGESKELENFDDYTIIVAKNGVEVTKSTEYPSLKLSGAGFDFKAGKENKEVWYSEEYNNGYSPGEWLFSPGKLQARLRCGEEVSVLISTEEWEQINSTAPRELFGAAKNRAKKLISTALPEAQLGDRAELVLAADQFIVDYGREERALSKTVVAGYHWFGDWGRDTMISLEGLTLCTGRTAEAASVLTTFAKHIKNGLIPNLFPEGANVGAYHTADATLWFFHAFDRYVSITSDKSMIPWFNRLFEDIIEHHLNGTDFCIAVDKQDMLLSQGQQDFQLTWMDAKVDGWVVTPRRGKAVEVNALWFNALKVAQKYARINNDGNNEKRYAEIAKRVRESFNDRFWYDDGGYLFDVIDGEQGEDVSLRPNQIFAVSLPNAVLDQIRWGSVLQVVKEKLLTPVGLRTLSQGHPDYKPVYFGTIQSRDAAYHQGTVWPWLIGPFIDAWLKTYPKEISQAHSFLEGIKDNLNYGCIGSINEIFDAEPPFKPKGCIAQAWSVAEVLRSLIQLNKQG
- a CDS encoding lysylphosphatidylglycerol synthase transmembrane domain-containing protein, with amino-acid sequence MKNLFNIKFPRWAKLCLTITIIATVISKLGWENIVHTVLHTNLLWLFLSLAIFTVSIISGVLQWHTLLKNRGIQTPRSRACKIYFMGLFFSNFLLGGILGDAVRVAAIHSHENEGKKGLAATFLDRFAGLWVLCGFAVTGSLIVLSSGGLNDSMINLVSLTLAVMFMIFAGIMTFLTLKPLQRAVFTVTDYFGPLRKLGLRAILSEMLINARDIKLLSTIASLSTITQVLRISSYILVAHSLGLVTSSNIGYFFVLIPITGIMTTIPLPFGFRETIAGALFSLAGLQAEAAFVLGFLASIVAISASLPGGIFLIFDKSSSRSKTKKRKEKLGLKLQEPGS
- a CDS encoding glutaminyl-peptide cyclotransferase; protein product: MKIKATVISFILLASLSVCAQRSNTPRLPSVSVPVVRPQIVSTLPHDTLAFTQGFLCRGDYLYQSTGIVGRSSLRQIDRHSGEIQQKIDVPGVFGEGIAILGDELVQLTWQEGVAIRYSFPDLENRGTFRYSGEGWGLTSDSQTFILTNGSDTLYLRDQNFSVQKKIPVTLDGKPLRNLNELEYLNGKVYANVFTQAFIAEIDLSSGVVTRIIDCRDLVQREQPLNHEQVLNGVAYCGEQERWYLTGKEWNHIYLVEIP